The Actinomycetota bacterium genome has a segment encoding these proteins:
- a CDS encoding YraN family protein — protein MFDARSSLGARGERFTLDLYRQRGFTLVAANWRCSLGEIDLVLRRGDLLVFCEVKTRRGSRRGAGFEAVDQRKQRKVRALAEVFLLTHGLGPVSVRFDVASVAAGPGTPGHPMHVELFEDAF, from the coding sequence ATGTTCGACGCGCGCTCGAGCCTCGGCGCCCGCGGCGAGCGGTTCACGCTCGATCTCTACCGGCAGCGCGGGTTCACGCTCGTCGCCGCGAACTGGCGATGCAGCCTCGGCGAGATCGACCTCGTGCTCAGGCGCGGCGACCTGCTCGTGTTCTGCGAGGTGAAGACGCGCCGCGGATCCCGGCGCGGGGCGGGGTTCGAGGCGGTCGACCAGCGGAAGCAGCGCAAGGTGCGGGCCCTCGCCGAGGTCTTCCTGCTGACCCACGGCCTGGGGCCGGTCTCGGTACGGTTCGACGTGGCGAGCGTGGCGGCCGGCCCGGGAACGCCCGGCCACCCGATGCACGTCGAGCTCTTCGAGGACGCGTTCTGA
- a CDS encoding DUF2469 family protein, with amino-acid sequence MSDDDIERFEEERELELYREYRDVLPMFTYVIETERRFYLANQVHLTPLDEGWVQIDLTDAWVWDMFRPARFVASVRVMTRRDVNVEELAKRDEPTTIPDTPTAP; translated from the coding sequence ATGAGCGACGACGACATCGAGCGGTTCGAAGAGGAGCGCGAGCTCGAGCTCTATCGCGAGTACCGCGACGTCCTCCCGATGTTCACCTACGTGATCGAGACGGAGCGTCGCTTCTACCTCGCGAACCAGGTGCATCTGACGCCCCTCGACGAAGGGTGGGTGCAGATCGACCTGACCGACGCTTGGGTATGGGACATGTTCCGCCCGGCCCGCTTCGTCGCCAGCGTGCGGGTCATGACCCGGCGCGACGTGAACGTCGAGGAGCTCGCCAAGCGCGACGAACCCACGACGATCCCCGACACCCCAACCGCTCCGTAG